A window from Actinomycetospora corticicola encodes these proteins:
- a CDS encoding CaiB/BaiF CoA transferase family protein — protein sequence MLNTRALPLEGLLVVSCEQAVAAPLATRHLADLGARVIKVERPGRGDFARDYDTTVNGLSSHFVWLNRSKESVTADLKDAEQLGRVKQLIAQADVFVQNFAPGAAERLGLGAEDLRRDHPGLIHCSISGYGSSGPYRDAKAYDALIQAETGLVSVTGTEEFPAKAGIPAADIGAGMYAFSGILTALYDRERTGEGTTFEVSLFDALSEWMGFPLHYAAGSGKAPVRAGTSHAAIAPYGSFAAGDGQEVVLSIQNDREWRRFCEVVLGDATVADDPRFVTNSDRIENRPALHETIDGVLRDLTGDQLVERLEEAGIANARRRTLDQVLAHPQHEERGRFVEVETSHGPFRTLLPPITFLDGRRPRMDPVPDVGPQV from the coding sequence ATGCTCAACACCCGGGCGCTCCCGCTGGAGGGCCTCCTCGTCGTCTCCTGCGAGCAGGCCGTCGCGGCACCTCTGGCCACCCGTCACCTGGCGGATCTCGGGGCGCGCGTGATCAAGGTCGAGCGCCCGGGACGGGGCGACTTCGCCCGGGACTACGACACGACGGTGAACGGGTTGTCGAGCCACTTCGTGTGGCTGAACCGGTCGAAGGAGTCGGTGACCGCCGATCTCAAGGACGCCGAGCAGCTCGGGCGCGTGAAGCAGCTGATCGCGCAGGCCGACGTCTTCGTGCAGAACTTCGCGCCGGGGGCGGCGGAGCGGCTCGGACTCGGGGCCGAGGACCTGCGCCGGGACCACCCCGGGCTGATCCACTGCAGCATCTCGGGCTACGGCTCGTCGGGCCCGTACCGCGACGCGAAGGCCTACGACGCGCTGATCCAGGCCGAGACGGGCCTGGTCTCGGTGACCGGCACGGAGGAGTTCCCGGCGAAGGCGGGCATCCCCGCGGCCGACATCGGGGCCGGCATGTACGCGTTCTCCGGCATCCTCACCGCGCTCTACGACCGCGAGCGCACCGGCGAGGGCACGACCTTCGAGGTCAGCCTGTTCGACGCCCTGAGCGAGTGGATGGGATTCCCGCTGCACTACGCGGCCGGCAGCGGGAAGGCGCCGGTGCGGGCCGGCACGAGCCACGCCGCGATCGCCCCGTACGGCTCGTTCGCGGCCGGCGACGGGCAGGAGGTCGTGCTCTCCATCCAGAACGACCGTGAGTGGCGGCGCTTCTGCGAGGTCGTGCTGGGCGACGCGACGGTCGCCGACGATCCGCGGTTCGTCACGAACTCCGACCGCATCGAGAACCGGCCGGCCCTGCACGAGACGATCGACGGGGTCCTGCGCGACCTGACCGGCGACCAGCTCGTCGAGCGGCTCGAGGAGGCCGGGATCGCCAACGCCCGGCGGCGCACGCTCGACCAGGTCCTCGCCCACCCGCAGCACGAGGAGCGCGGCCGGTTCGTCGAGGTCGAGACCTCGCACGGCCCGTTCCGCACGCTGCTGCCGCCGATCACCTTCCTCGACGGGCGCCGGCCGCGTATGGACCCCGTTCCCGACGTCGGGCCGCAGGTCTAG
- a CDS encoding class F sortase, which translates to MRATSTATAALAVVSTLGIGAALCSQAPPTTVLASGPALAAVEVAAPVDRAVRLPSVQESFGSNAAALAAEAPTQQPALVPLVVRSPVSALPTQLSGTPVGNQGVLRVAHLSPSTGTVDMYIEGPGLPLTKVASDVGYRALSGYLAASPGTYTLQARPAGAAASTPPALSANVEVGVRTAQTAAFVDVGPDGTPQAEVLQDGTQEAAPGKAFVRVVSAAAGVGPLSVVAEGGGPIASSIFYGATSPYTEVDARSWTMDVTTTSGESARATLPVTSTSVNTVVVTRNPQGDLAVTAVPDAAPLFAGASPAPAAPAPAASAPAAPAVPAPAAPAAPASPAPAQPAAPVPAVPAPAAPAQPSPSATATTSAPPTTTSAPPSPAPSTSTTPPGTAPSSRTPARPTPQGGVPAGFGGMATSFADGAALAPAPAAPDLPTWGAPTSPVRPAGLVVPGAKIDAPAVGNLGLDADGELQAPATPQDVGWFGSTPGDTGPAVLVGHVDSWRGPGVFWNLKDLKPGDPIDVPRSDGTVARFAVDRVETVDKDSFPTQAVYGPTAGPSLRLITCGGPFDRTVRSYEDNVIVFASPR; encoded by the coding sequence ATGAGAGCCACGAGCACCGCGACCGCAGCCCTGGCGGTCGTGTCCACCCTCGGTATCGGTGCCGCGCTGTGCTCCCAGGCCCCACCGACCACGGTCCTCGCCTCCGGTCCGGCCCTCGCCGCCGTCGAGGTGGCAGCGCCGGTCGACCGGGCAGTGCGGCTCCCCTCGGTGCAGGAGTCGTTCGGGTCGAACGCCGCGGCCCTCGCCGCCGAGGCGCCCACACAGCAGCCCGCACTGGTGCCCCTCGTGGTGAGGTCGCCGGTCAGCGCCCTGCCGACCCAACTCTCCGGCACCCCGGTCGGCAACCAGGGCGTACTCCGCGTCGCGCACCTCTCCCCCTCGACCGGCACGGTCGACATGTACATCGAGGGCCCGGGCCTGCCCCTGACCAAGGTCGCCTCCGACGTCGGCTACCGCGCCCTGTCCGGGTACCTCGCGGCGTCGCCCGGCACGTACACGCTGCAGGCGCGCCCTGCGGGCGCTGCCGCGTCCACGCCGCCGGCGCTCAGCGCGAACGTCGAGGTCGGGGTCCGCACCGCGCAGACCGCAGCCTTCGTCGACGTCGGCCCCGACGGGACGCCGCAGGCCGAGGTCCTCCAGGACGGCACGCAGGAGGCCGCGCCGGGCAAGGCCTTCGTGCGGGTCGTGTCCGCCGCCGCCGGCGTCGGCCCGCTCAGCGTCGTCGCCGAGGGCGGCGGCCCGATCGCCTCCTCGATCTTCTACGGCGCCACCTCGCCGTACACCGAGGTCGACGCCCGATCCTGGACGATGGACGTCACGACGACGTCGGGCGAATCTGCCCGGGCGACGCTGCCGGTCACCAGCACCTCGGTGAACACCGTCGTCGTCACACGCAACCCGCAGGGCGACCTCGCCGTCACGGCCGTGCCGGACGCCGCGCCCCTGTTCGCGGGCGCCTCCCCCGCCCCGGCCGCTCCTGCTCCGGCAGCGTCCGCCCCGGCCGCGCCCGCCGTGCCTGCCCCGGCGGCACCGGCTGCGCCTGCGTCGCCCGCCCCGGCCCAGCCCGCTGCACCGGTCCCGGCAGTTCCCGCCCCTGCCGCCCCGGCCCAGCCGAGCCCGTCCGCCACGGCGACCACCTCCGCGCCGCCGACGACCACCTCCGCGCCGCCGTCGCCGGCCCCGTCGACGAGCACCACCCCGCCCGGCACCGCCCCGTCGTCGAGAACGCCCGCGCGACCGACGCCCCAGGGTGGTGTCCCGGCCGGCTTCGGCGGCATGGCGACCTCGTTCGCCGACGGCGCCGCCCTCGCCCCGGCCCCGGCCGCGCCGGACCTGCCGACCTGGGGCGCACCGACGAGCCCGGTCCGCCCGGCGGGCCTGGTGGTGCCGGGCGCGAAGATCGACGCACCCGCCGTCGGGAACCTCGGCCTCGACGCCGACGGCGAGCTGCAGGCGCCCGCGACGCCGCAGGACGTCGGGTGGTTCGGGTCGACCCCGGGTGACACCGGGCCCGCGGTGCTGGTCGGGCACGTCGACTCGTGGCGCGGCCCGGGCGTCTTCTGGAACCTCAAGGACCTGAAGCCGGGGGACCCGATCGACGTGCCCCGCAGCGACGGCACGGTGGCGCGGTTCGCGGTGGACCGCGTGGAGACCGTCGACAAGGACAGCTTCCCCACGCAGGCGGTCTACGGCCCGACGGCGGGTCCGTCGCTGCGGCTGATCACGTGCGGCGGCCCGTTCGACCGCACGGTGCGCTCCTACGAGGACAACGTCATCGTCTTCGCCTCCCCGCGCTGA
- a CDS encoding AIM24 family protein, with translation MRSNLFAPENQEQESAQPGLRLQNSKMLKIELDGEAMARQGSMVAYQGDVRFEAKGSGGIGNFLKQKLTGEGVPLMKVSGRGDVFLANAASDVHLIDLEGPNDALTINGKNVLAFDPTLSYDIQMVSGAGSMGGAGLFNCVFRGQGRLAITCKGTPVVLNVDAPTYADPQAAIAWSAGLQVGVHRAEQFGLRTLMGRTTGEAYTMAFGGRGFVIVQPCEEVPLDLVAGQGSGQEAGVGGALGGLFR, from the coding sequence GTGCGCAGCAACCTCTTCGCCCCCGAGAACCAGGAGCAGGAGTCGGCCCAGCCGGGGCTGCGCCTGCAGAACTCGAAGATGCTCAAGATCGAACTCGACGGCGAGGCCATGGCCCGCCAGGGGTCGATGGTGGCCTACCAGGGCGACGTGCGGTTCGAGGCCAAGGGCTCCGGCGGGATCGGCAACTTCCTCAAGCAGAAGCTCACCGGCGAGGGTGTGCCGCTGATGAAGGTGAGCGGGCGCGGCGACGTGTTCCTCGCCAACGCGGCGTCCGACGTGCACCTCATCGACCTCGAGGGCCCGAACGACGCCCTCACCATCAACGGCAAGAACGTGCTCGCGTTCGACCCGACCCTGTCCTATGACATCCAGATGGTCTCCGGCGCCGGGTCCATGGGAGGCGCGGGCCTGTTCAACTGCGTGTTCCGCGGTCAGGGCCGGCTCGCCATCACGTGCAAGGGCACGCCCGTGGTGCTGAACGTCGACGCCCCCACCTACGCCGATCCGCAGGCCGCGATCGCGTGGTCGGCGGGGCTGCAGGTCGGGGTGCACCGGGCGGAGCAGTTCGGGCTGCGCACGCTCATGGGCCGCACCACCGGCGAGGCGTACACGATGGCGTTCGGCGGCCGGGGCTTCGTCATCGTGCAGCCGTGCGAGGAGGTCCCGCTCGACCTGGTCGCCGGCCAGGGCAGCGGTCAGGAGGCCGGCGTGGGCGGCGCGCTCGGGGGCCTCTTCCGCTGA
- a CDS encoding thiamine pyrophosphate-dependent enzyme produces the protein MTTVRPPTDPAELHRLMSLMTGDEKHSAAATSTLDVLHVLYDRVLHVDPQHPDDPVRDRFLLSKGHGPMAYYAVLAVHGFLDEAELATWAQPGSRLGLHPDRVLVPGVEIGSGSLGHGLPLAVGTAVGLRIRGLTTPRVVVLVGDAELDEGSNHEAVAYAGRSGLANLTAVVVDNDSATHRGDLAELFLAEGWRAITVDGRDHDVLETALTAAHDDRPLAVVAVVEPKG, from the coding sequence ATGACCACCGTGCGACCTCCCACCGACCCCGCCGAGCTGCACCGGCTGATGTCGCTGATGACGGGCGACGAGAAGCACTCCGCCGCGGCCACCTCCACCCTCGACGTGCTGCACGTGCTCTACGACCGCGTGCTGCACGTCGATCCGCAACACCCCGACGACCCGGTCCGCGACCGGTTCCTGCTCTCCAAGGGCCACGGTCCGATGGCCTACTACGCCGTCCTCGCCGTCCATGGGTTCCTCGACGAGGCCGAGCTCGCCACGTGGGCGCAGCCGGGCTCCCGGCTCGGCCTGCACCCCGACCGCGTGCTGGTGCCCGGCGTGGAGATCGGGTCGGGATCGCTCGGCCACGGCCTCCCGCTCGCCGTCGGGACCGCGGTCGGTCTGCGGATCCGCGGTCTCACGACGCCGAGGGTGGTCGTCCTCGTCGGCGACGCGGAGCTCGACGAGGGCTCCAACCACGAGGCCGTCGCCTACGCCGGGCGGTCCGGGCTCGCGAACCTCACGGCGGTCGTCGTCGACAACGACTCCGCGACCCACCGCGGCGACCTCGCCGAGCTGTTCCTCGCCGAGGGCTGGCGCGCGATCACCGTCGACGGCCGCGACCACGACGTCCTCGAGACCGCCCTCACCGCCGCGCACGACGACCGGCCGCTGGCGGTCGTCGCCGTCGTCGAGCCGAAGGGATGA
- a CDS encoding transketolase family protein, with product MTLVTTSLTTTTMREAFLHATADAIDTDDRTVLVLADISAGADPVPDLARRRPGRVVNVGIREQLMIGVAGGLALTGLRPVVHSYAPFLVERPYESLKLDLGHQDVGAVLVSIGASYDQPGIGRTHEAPEDVAVVDTLPGWTVHVPGHPDEADRLVREAIAGDGPVYVRLSSEVNAAPHHGTGLQTVREGSPDDVVVAVGPTLDRVLAAARFRDATVLYTSTVRPFDAAGLRAVVGEVPTVTMVEPYLEGTSARVLDEALSDRPHRLVMIGYPREESHRYGDHELPL from the coding sequence ATGACCCTCGTGACGACGAGCCTGACCACCACCACCATGCGCGAGGCCTTCCTGCACGCCACCGCCGACGCCATCGACACCGACGACCGCACCGTGCTCGTCCTCGCCGACATCTCCGCCGGTGCCGACCCGGTCCCGGACCTCGCGCGACGTCGCCCCGGTCGGGTCGTCAACGTCGGGATCCGCGAGCAGCTGATGATCGGGGTCGCCGGCGGCCTCGCCCTGACCGGTCTGCGCCCGGTCGTGCACTCGTACGCCCCGTTCCTCGTCGAGCGCCCCTACGAGTCGCTCAAGCTCGACCTCGGCCATCAGGACGTCGGGGCGGTGCTGGTCTCGATCGGCGCCTCCTACGACCAGCCGGGGATCGGGCGCACCCACGAGGCACCCGAGGACGTCGCCGTCGTCGACACCCTTCCGGGCTGGACCGTCCACGTGCCGGGCCATCCGGACGAGGCCGACCGGCTGGTCCGCGAGGCGATCGCCGGCGACGGTCCGGTCTATGTCCGACTGTCGAGCGAGGTGAACGCGGCACCGCACCACGGCACCGGGCTGCAGACGGTCCGGGAGGGCTCCCCGGACGACGTCGTCGTCGCCGTCGGTCCCACCCTCGACCGCGTGCTCGCCGCGGCCCGGTTCCGCGACGCCACCGTGCTCTACACGTCGACGGTCCGGCCGTTCGACGCCGCCGGGCTGCGGGCCGTGGTCGGCGAGGTCCCCACCGTCACGATGGTCGAGCCGTACCTGGAGGGCACCTCGGCCCGCGTCCTCGACGAGGCGCTGTCCGACCGCCCCCACCGCCTGGTCATGATCGGGTATCCGCGGGAGGAGTCGCACCGCTACGGCGACCACGAGCTGCCGCTCTAG
- the lysS gene encoding lysine--tRNA ligase, translating to MARKRGGGSAESTSQDWVATLADDVVAKAEPGRTIVCASGLSPSGPIHLGNLREVLTPHLVADEIRRRGLPCEHVVSWDDFDRFRRVPKGVEGIDDSWAEHIGKPLTAVPAPRGSEHPNWAEHFKAPMIAALEQLGVPFRGISQTEMYTSGAYVTQTLLAMRERSRIDAVLGRFRTKKTLPDDGEEGPDDEVVGSATGEYFPYKPFCSSCGKDDTTIVAYDDDSTEMTFTCACGSSETVLLSEFTHGKLVWKVDWPMRWAYEGVDFEPSGVDHSSPGSSYEVGGLLVAEIFGGRQPIGPMYAFVGISGQAKMSSSKGGVPTPSSALEVFEAPLLRWLYARRRPNQAIKVAFDAELSRLYDEWDALSRKVAGGTAPPIEALGHARSVATAERALPVTPQPVSFRTLTSVVDVTTGDPQQLGRILTGLVASDPEEPVTLDDLRPRLDRAEAWVEHYMPEESHTRLLPAPDASLLGSLDDTDRESLRLLLDGLEQDWSLDGLTTLVYGVPKQQAGLPLDTTPTDELKAAQRRFFVLLYRALVGSETGPRLPTLLLAAGPEAVRRQLGS from the coding sequence ATGGCGCGCAAGCGCGGTGGTGGGAGCGCCGAGTCCACCTCCCAGGACTGGGTGGCGACGCTCGCCGACGACGTCGTCGCGAAGGCCGAGCCCGGGCGCACGATCGTCTGCGCCTCCGGGCTGAGCCCGTCCGGCCCGATCCACCTCGGCAACCTGCGCGAGGTGCTCACCCCGCACCTGGTCGCCGACGAGATCCGGCGCCGCGGGCTCCCGTGCGAGCACGTCGTCTCCTGGGACGACTTCGACCGCTTCCGCCGCGTGCCGAAGGGCGTCGAGGGCATCGACGACTCGTGGGCCGAGCACATCGGCAAGCCGCTCACCGCCGTCCCGGCGCCGCGGGGCAGCGAGCACCCGAACTGGGCCGAGCACTTCAAGGCGCCGATGATCGCCGCGCTCGAGCAGCTCGGCGTGCCCTTCCGCGGCATCTCCCAGACCGAGATGTACACCTCCGGCGCGTACGTCACGCAGACGCTGCTCGCCATGCGCGAGCGCTCGCGGATCGACGCGGTGCTGGGGCGCTTCCGGACGAAGAAGACCCTTCCCGACGACGGGGAGGAGGGTCCCGACGACGAGGTGGTCGGCTCGGCCACGGGGGAGTACTTCCCCTACAAGCCGTTCTGCTCGTCCTGCGGCAAGGACGACACCACGATCGTCGCCTACGACGACGACTCCACCGAGATGACCTTCACCTGCGCCTGCGGGTCGTCCGAGACGGTGCTGCTCTCCGAGTTCACCCACGGCAAGCTGGTGTGGAAGGTCGACTGGCCCATGCGTTGGGCCTACGAGGGCGTCGACTTCGAGCCGAGCGGGGTGGACCACTCGTCCCCGGGCTCGTCGTACGAGGTCGGCGGCCTGCTGGTCGCCGAGATCTTCGGCGGCCGGCAGCCGATCGGTCCCATGTACGCCTTCGTCGGCATCTCCGGGCAGGCGAAGATGTCGTCGTCGAAGGGCGGCGTGCCGACCCCGTCGTCGGCACTCGAGGTCTTCGAGGCCCCGCTGCTGCGCTGGCTCTACGCCCGCCGTCGTCCGAACCAGGCCATCAAGGTCGCGTTCGACGCCGAGCTCTCCCGGCTCTACGACGAGTGGGACGCGCTCTCGCGCAAGGTCGCGGGCGGCACGGCCCCGCCGATCGAGGCGCTCGGGCACGCGCGGTCCGTGGCGACGGCGGAGCGCGCGCTGCCGGTCACGCCTCAGCCGGTCTCGTTCCGCACCCTCACCTCCGTCGTCGACGTGACCACCGGCGACCCGCAGCAGCTCGGGCGCATCCTCACGGGGCTGGTGGCGAGCGACCCGGAGGAGCCGGTGACGCTCGACGACCTGCGCCCGCGGCTGGACCGCGCGGAGGCCTGGGTCGAGCACTACATGCCCGAGGAGTCGCACACCCGGCTGCTGCCGGCGCCGGACGCGTCGTTGCTCGGGTCGCTGGACGACACCGACCGGGAGTCGCTGCGTCTGCTGCTCGACGGGCTGGAGCAGGACTGGTCGCTCGACGGCCTGACCACGCTCGTCTACGGCGTGCCCAAGCAGCAGGCCGGCCTGCCGCTGGACACGACGCCCACCGACGAGCTGAAGGCCGCCCAGCGCCGCTTCTTCGTGCTGCTCTACCGGGCGCTCGTCGGCTCCGAGACCGGGCCGCGCCTGCCCACGCTGCTGCTCGCCGCGGGCCCGGAGGCCGTCCGCCGCCAGCTCGGTTCCTGA
- a CDS encoding fumarylacetoacetate hydrolase family protein — protein sequence MRLARIAHADGVSFAALQSPTTAGGSPEGGDVCAEIAEHPFGDPTFTGRTWPLADVRLLAPILPSKVVCIGKNYAEHVAEMGGGDAPANPLIFMKPSTSVIGPGLPILRPADSERVDYEGELAVVIGVPCRDVPEARAKDVVLGYTVANDVTARDLQSADGQWTRAKGYDTFCPLGPWIETQLDPSDLAIETTLDGASVQKSRTSMLIHGIEKQIAYISRVMTLLPGDTILTGTPAGVGPMVDGQTVSVTVEGIGTLTNPVRDR from the coding sequence GTGCGTCTTGCTCGGATCGCCCACGCCGACGGTGTCTCGTTCGCCGCCCTCCAGTCGCCCACCACCGCCGGTGGCAGCCCGGAGGGCGGGGACGTGTGTGCGGAGATCGCCGAGCACCCGTTCGGCGACCCGACCTTCACCGGCCGCACCTGGCCGCTCGCGGACGTCCGGCTGCTCGCGCCGATCCTGCCCTCGAAGGTCGTCTGCATCGGCAAGAACTACGCCGAGCACGTGGCCGAGATGGGCGGCGGCGACGCGCCGGCGAACCCGCTGATCTTCATGAAGCCCTCGACGAGCGTGATCGGGCCGGGCCTGCCGATCCTGCGTCCCGCGGACTCCGAGCGCGTCGACTACGAGGGCGAGCTCGCCGTCGTGATCGGGGTGCCGTGCCGCGATGTGCCCGAGGCGCGGGCGAAGGACGTGGTGCTCGGCTACACCGTCGCGAACGACGTGACCGCCCGCGACCTGCAGTCCGCCGACGGCCAGTGGACCCGCGCCAAGGGGTACGACACGTTCTGCCCGCTCGGGCCGTGGATCGAGACCCAGCTCGACCCGTCCGACCTCGCGATCGAGACGACGCTCGACGGGGCGTCGGTGCAGAAGTCGCGGACCAGCATGCTCATCCACGGCATCGAGAAGCAGATCGCGTACATCTCGCGGGTCATGACGCTGCTGCCCGGCGACACGATCCTCACCGGCACCCCCGCCGGCGTCGGGCCGATGGTCGACGGGCAGACGGTGTCGGTGACGGTCGAGGGCATCGGCACGCTGACGAACCCGGTCCGGGATCGCTGA